The Nitrospirae bacterium CG2_30_53_67 nucleotide sequence TCACATGGAAGCACTCGGCGAGTTGAGCTGCATTTTGCATGAAAGGATTGTGGCTGACCGGCTCCAGGCCCAATGCATGGGCGATATCCTTTGCTTGATCACGGAGAAACAGATGGTTGTTATTGATCCGGGCCAGGGCGCCCACAGCAAAGGAGTCTCTGCTCAGCTTCGTGAATTTGGACGTGGAAAAATCCACTTTGTACTCATTGGTCATGGCCAGATAGTCCCTTTCGCCCTTGATCACGCCGTCGGATGAGATGAGATCACCGCCGATCCAGGGATATTTATTGTCCCCTTTCAGCGAAACGAACTCGGTTTCCCTTGTAAAGTCCGGGATGGTGACCGTCTTGAAGAATTCAAATCCGGCCATCGCGTCTTCCATTCTTTGCTCTATGGCCTTTCGCAGATCCATCAACCGGGCCTTTTCCGGGGCCTTGCTCACGCCCCCCACGACCAGGCTGACAGGATGCGTGGTGCGGCCGGCGATCAGGTCGCACAGGGTGTTGGCCATGCCCCTGAGCCGGATCACCCCGGCCATCAGTTCGGGATGGGATTCCATGAGCGGCGCCACGCTCCCGGCATTCAAAAAATCCGGGGCCGCCAGAAAGAAGAGATGGAGAAAGTGGCTCTGCAGGGTCTCCCCATGC carries:
- a CDS encoding hydrogenase, which translates into the protein MKVNMNVDVRHLTRVEGHGNIHIEVKDGALVQARWEVVETPRFFEAMLRGVSHNDAPVLTSRICGICSIGHTLASLRAVEQAMGITIPKTALKLRLLAKHGETLQSHFLHLFFLAAPDFLNAGSVAPLMESHPELMAGVIRLRGMANTLCDLIAGRTTHPVSLVVGGVSKAPEKARLMDLRKAIEQRMEDAMAGFEFFKTVTIPDFTRETEFVSLKGDNKYPWIGGDLISSDGVIKGERDYLAMTNEYKVDFSTSKFTKLSRDSFAVGALARINNNHLFLRDQAKDIAHALGLEPVSHNPFMQNAAQLAECFHVMEDSIEIINELLDGSMDEIRTDYEVRSGEGVGAVEVPRGILFHHYVIDDKGLITKANCIIPTTQNNANIHYDLNALVAQETGKGTESPDITRLCEMLVRAYDPCISCSVH